The following proteins are co-located in the Malus sylvestris chromosome 13, drMalSylv7.2, whole genome shotgun sequence genome:
- the LOC126597674 gene encoding uncharacterized protein LOC126597674 yields the protein MEDFSEELEPLFDYRRVQPVNLIFLDDDELDAPSASPPKRREISDSAVEKVDEPVKVVSVISCEDKEEEDWLPPPPKVSAGAKRKGEDSTIKELRKKKKELASYAQSAENVLRSVEESVIKELSILSEAVEEQPPKPRPERNKIVVSIQDKDGVKQFRIYADDKFERLFKMYADNLKLDLQSLVFCFDGDKIGPAATPDALGMEENDIIEVHVTSR from the exons ATG GAGGATTTTTCCGAAGAGCTCGAGCCCTTATTCGATTACAGACGCGTTCAGCCCGTCAATCTAATTTTCCTCGACG ACGATGAATTAGATGCTCCGTCAGCTTCTCCTCCGAAAAGGAGGGAAATTTCGGATTCCGCG GTTGAGAAGGTTGATGAACCTGTGAAGGTAGTGAGTGTTATTAGTTGTGAAGATAAGGAAGAGGAGGACTGGTTACCTCCTCCACCCAAGGTTTCTGCCGGCGCGAAGCGGAAGGGTGAGGATTCTACCATAAAGGAGCTGAG gaaaaagaagaaagagctGGCATCGTATGCACAATCAGCTGAAAATGTGCTGAGATCGGTAGAGGAGTCTGTGATAAAAGAACTTAGTATCTTATCTGAGGCTGTTGAAGAACAACCTCCAAAGCCCCGCCCTGAAAGAAACAAAATAGTTGTATCTATTCAAGACAAAGATGGAGTTAAGCAGTTTCGTATTTATGCG GATGACAAGTTTGAGCGCCTCTTCAAAATGTATGCAGATAATCTTAAGCTTGACCTTCAGAGTCTGGTGTTTTGTTTTGATGGCGACAAAATAGGTCCAGCTGCTACGCCTGATGCCCTTGGGATGGAGGAAAATGACATTATTGAAGTGCACGTTACCTCAAGATGA